In Bacteroidota bacterium, the sequence TCCTCGCCGAAGAGCACAACCAAAATAGATCAAACGCATTAAAAGAAAAATACAGAAAAATAATTCTCGAGCACTTTACATTATAAACGCCTCAATGATTATTTGAACTCAAACCGGGCTAATTTACTTTTTGCAGCCTTGAATGAGATGAAACAACAGTACATGCCGGGATTAAAGGCATAAGCTATTTTTTCATTGTCGCTGACCGAAATATCCCTGTCTGGCATTAAGGTAATTTTGTTTTGTTTATTACTGAACAGTGTCTTTTTTGTAAACTCCCCTGACTCACTTAATTCAACCAAAACGGAGGTTGATTTATATGGGCGAGTCATTGTTCGCATATCTTTTACTGTTTTCACTTTGGCAGGATCCAGATTTCGTGGATCCTCGTTGTAAATAAAATACATTTTATCATTATGTGTGGCAAACATGAATGAATTGTATGCTCCCCCATCATTTGTAGTATGTTGGTATTTTGGAATATTCGTATACCATTTAATCGATCCGTCCGGATTTATATTTATCGCTAAAATATTATTCCTTATATAATGATAAATATATCTTGTCGTGGTCGAACCTGTCTTAGGGTCAGTTGTAGTAACCACCTGGACATAGTCATAAGTATATTCTGCAATAAGTACCGCTCCGCCATCTGACTTGGTTACAAATTTTTTAATGGTAAAACAATTGGAAATGCCCCGCCCTTTATTTGCTTTTCGCTGACTGGTTAACTCTGCAATAAAATCTTTGTCCAATTCTTTCGTGTCAGAGGCTTCTACTATTTTAGACTCTTTATTTATACGCAGATAGAATATTCCATTAATATCATCATATGAAAACCCTTTTTTTTCTATTTTCCCGTAAAAACCCGAACAGATAATTATTCCTTTTGCTTCATCCAGGGTGTACGAAACATCATTTATGTATTTATTTGGTAACTTAAGTTCAAATTCTGAGACTTCGCCTTTCCCCGTTGGTGTAATAGTCAGTATCTCATAATAATAACCGGCTTCATCCTTTTTTTTGTCCTTTTTTTCAAGATCAATTCTTGCCAATAAATAAATTATACCGTCATTGCCCAAAATATAGTCTTCGGCAGAGAAGTTTTTGTCTTTATAAGGTAAAGCAACTTCAAGCTTGTGCAGGGCTTTCAGGTTTTCATCAAAAATATTAAAGATAAATTTTTCACCCGCATATTTTTCATATGGAGGATTATTAACGATTAGTAATTTCAGAGAATCCTTTGAAGTAAACATCAGGAAAGATCCGGAGTTTCTTCGGCTTTTAGCAGATATGTCAGCCAGCTTTGTGAGCTTTCCGGTCATTTTTCCTTCGTTGGTTATTTCCTGCATATAAATCGAATTCTTATCCGCTTTTCTATCATATTTTGAAACACTGAAATAGGTTTTGTTTTTCATCATCAGAAACTGATTGAATTCATTGTCGTTATCAATCACATTACTTCCCTTTCCCGCGTTTCCGATCAAAGGAGTTTCGCCTTTAATCTGAAGGTCATCTGCAGAATACTTCAGAAGGCTTAATTCTTTTCGGGATTCTTTGTATCCGAATATAAGATTTCCTCTTCTGCCAAGTAGTTCAGTTCTTCCTTTCCTGTCTACAGGATTCTCTTTGCCCCAATAAACGTTTACTTCTTGTGAAACAGCCGCTAGAGAAGATAAAACAATGAATAAATTGATAACCAGGGAGCGTTTTAGCATAAGAATTGTTATTAGGATTAATAAAATAGAAGAAGATATTTATTTGTTGGCTATTGTACTACATTTGCAAATGTATAATTATATAACAACCTCATAACATAAGATGAAAGATATTTTCCTGATTTCTTCATTGCTTTTTTCACAATTTATTTTTGCGCAGACTAAAATTACTGTTTTTCAACCCAGTCAACCCATCCCTGTGAATCGTGTAGATTCTGCAAGATTTGTTGATAGGAATCTGGTTAAATGGAATTATTCATTGCTGGCGCGAGGCGTTTTTTTACTGAACTATGAATTTTATATCAGTGATAAATTTACAGGTGAAGCAGGGGTGGGGCTCACATACAGAGACATTGTATTTGAAATGATGAAAGAAGGAAATTTTCTGGATTATGGCACTCCTGTTGTCCATTTGTGTGGAGAAGCAGGGATAAGGTTCTATCCCAAAGACTTTGATAATTTTGAAGGCATTTATTTATCGCCTATGGTCAGTTACAGATCCTATTCATTTGAAAAAGCCACAAACAACAATACGGTGAGTTCGGGTAATGTTAATGGCTTTAAGCCGGGGTATAATTTTCTTGATTTTCAATTTAAGTTTGGCTTTCAATATGAAAGTTTATGGAATTTGGACATACTTGGTGACTTTTACGTTGGTTTCGCACTTCGTAATGCAACAGTAAGTCAGCTTGTGGAAATACAAAATAATAACAATACCACGACCTATCAGCCTTCCACTTCTACAACGATGTATCCCCAACCATTATGTGGTTTTAAATTAGGGATTCCTTTCTGATCTGTCCTTTTGTAAATAAAAAAGTCACCCGATTTCGGATGACTTTTTCAGATTAACCAAACACAAACAAATCATTACACTCCGGGCAATGCATCGTTAAATTCACCGGGAAATTTAAGTCCCAGTTCCTTTGCTTTGCCATATGATTTATCCGGATCAAGGAAACTACGTTTTTTCCCCGGTCTCTCCTCAGTTCTCACTACCCAATAGGCCATGAGAACTATAAATGCTGCTAGCAGCAAAATAATACTTAGTTTGAATAGCATGGCGTTATAATTTTTGGTTACGCAAATATAACTCAAACACCGCGCCAGTATTGTTATCCCTGTGTTAAAAAATGTTAAAGCTTGCAGCGTTGTCTTAAAATCAACGAATAAGCGTATTTGTGAATACAATCTGTAACAAGTAAATTCGCCCAATGAACAACGATCAGATAAACTCCTCAAAAGCTCCCGAGCCGGTGGGACTGTATCCTCACGCTAAACGCGTAGGGAACCTTTTATTCCTTTCCGGGGTTGGTCCGCGTGAACGTGGTACAAAAACAATTCCCGGAGTTGAGCTGGATAATAATGGGAAAATTGTCAGTTATGACATTGAGTTGCAGTGCCACAGTGTATTTCGCAATGTAAAATATATCCTGGAAGATGCGGGCAGCAGTTGGGATAATATTGTGGATGTTACTGTTTACCTCACCAACATGAAGGACGATTTTTCAAAGTACAACAAACTATGGGCCGAGTATTTTAAGGCAAATCCCCCCTGCCGCACAACGGTTGAAATTAATTGTTTGCCAACGCCTATTGCCATTGAATTGAAGGTAGTTGCAACTATCGGGTAATTGCTGTTGTTTGCTTCAAAAACATCCTTTCCGGGCATTCTTTTTTAGCTTGTTTATCACTACCCAAAAACCTAAATTTGCCCTCCTTGTAAAAGCAGCACGCGATTGTATTATGAGTAAATACCCTGAATATAGATCCCTTGATCTTTCTCAAATCGGGAAGGACATTTTAAAATTTTGGGATGAAAATAAAATATTTGAAAAAAGCGTTACTACACGCGAAGGCAAAACACCTTTTGTATTTTACGAGGGTCCTCCAAGTGCCAACGGCATGCCCGGCATTCACCACGTGATGGCGCGCGCTATTAAAGATATTTTTTGCCGTTACCAGACACTAAAGGGAAAACAGGTAAAACGTAAAGCCGGCTGGGATACCCACGGTTTGCCTATTGAACTTGCCGTTGAAAAAACATTAGGTATTACCAAAGAAGATATCGGCAAGAAAATAACTGTTGAAGAGTATAACCAAGCCTGCCGCAAAGAGGTAATGAAATATACCGATAAGTGGGAAGAGCTTACCCGCCTCATGGGTTATTGGGTTGATATGAAGGAGCCCTACATTACCTACGAGAATACGTATATTGAAAGTGTCTGGTGGCTGCTTAATGATCTGTACAAAAAGGGGTTGTTATACAAAGGTTATACTATACAACCCTATTCACCCGCAGCCGGAACGGGTCTCAGTTCGCATGAAATTAATCAGCCGGGTTGTTACAGGAATGTGAAGGATCGGACGGGAACCGTAATGTTCAAGACAAGCGGCAAACGATTTTTTGAAGGGGGAGCACCAGATGTTTATTTCCTCGCATGGACCACTACCCCATGGACTTTGCCATCCAATACAGCATTGGCGGTAGGTGCAGATATAACTTACGTTTTAGTTAATACATATAACCAGTTTACAGGGAAAAACATTTATGTTATTCTTGCAAAAGACTTAGTAGAAAAATATTTTAATACTAAGGCTGCTGAAATCCCATTTTCTGATTACAAACCGGGAGACAAGCTTATTCCGTATAAACTTATCGATGAATTTAAAGGAAAAGATCTTGCCGGAATTTCATACGAGCAGCTCCTCCCTTTTGTAAAACCCCAGGGGGATGCTTTTAAAGTGCTTGTTGGTGATTTTGTTACAACAACAGATGGAACAGGTATCGTACACATCGCCCCCAGCTTCGGTGCCGATGACTTCCGTGTTGTCAAACAAAACGGGATAGGTTCACTTACGTTGGTTGATAAACGCGGCAAATTTTTACCTGAGGTAAAAGACGGAGTGTTTTTGTACGGTGACGAATATGTAAAAGAAGCCTACTTATCTGATGAAGAAAAGAAAACGGAGTTTGAAAAACAGAAAAAGACATTAGAAGCTGCCGGAAAAATAAAAGACCTGAAAGTATACTTAAGTGTTGACGAACGGATTGTGCTGAAGCTCCAGGAAGAAGGAAAACTTTTCAAGAAAGAGACCTATGAACACAGCTATCCGCATTGCTGGCGTACAGACAAACCTGTTTTATATTATCCGCTTGACAGCTGGTTCATTAAAGTGACTGCTGCTAAAGACAAAATGGTGGCGCTCAATAAAACTATTAACTGGAAGCCCGAATCAACCGGGACGGGACGTTTTGGCAATTGGTTAGAGAATGCCAACGACTGGAATCTGAGCCGTTCCCGTTTTTGGGGAATACCGCTTCCTATCTGGCGAACGGAGGATGGGAAAGAAGAAATCTGTATTGGTTCCGCGGAGCAATTGAAAAATGAAATCGACAAGTCTGTAAAAGCCGGTTTTATGAAAGCTAATCCATTGGCTGCTTTCAAGCCCGGGGATAATTCAAAAGAAAATTATAACACCTTCGATCTGCATAAGCCTTATACGGACGAAATTGTATTGGTTTCCTTATCCGGGCAAAAAATGATACGCGAGAACGACCTGATTGATGTATGGTTTGACAGTGGGGCGATGCCTTATGCGCAGGTACATTATCCTTTTGAAAATAAAGAGTTGATCGACGGCAAAAAATATTTTCCCGCGGATTTTATCGCCGAAGGCGTTGATCAGACACGGGGCTGGTTTTACACATTGCATGCTATCGCATCTATGTGTTTCGATTCTGTTGCATATAAAAATGTGGTATCAAATGGCCTGGTGTTAGATAAGAACGGGAATAAAATGAGCAAGCGTTTAGGTAATGCTGTTGATCCGTTCTCAACGCTTGAAAAATACGGACCCGATGCTACACGCTGGTACATGATTACGAATGCCCAGCCATGGGATAATCTTAAGTTTGACCTTGAAGGGATCGCTGAGGTGCAGCGCAAGTTTTTTGGAACACTTTACAATACATATTCTTTCTTTGTTTTATATGCTAACATAGATGGCTTTGCATACAAAGAAGCCGAAATACCTGTAAGCGAAAGACCCGAAATTGATCGCTGGATCTTATCCGAACTTCATTCACTTATCAAAGTGGTTGATCAGGCATATTCTGATTATGAGCCAACGAAAGCAGGCCGTACTATCGAATATTTTTTGGATGAACATTTAAGTAATTGGTATGTTCGTTTGTGCCGCCGTCGTTTTTGGAAAGGGGAGTATACCAATGATAAAATTGCGGCGTATCAGACCTTGTACCGTTGCCTTGAAGTGATTGCTCAGCTCGCATCACCGATCGCACCGTTCTTTACCGATAAATTGTTTAACGACCTTAACACTGTAACAGGTCGGCACAAAGCAGAATCGGTACATATTTCAAACATGCCGGTTGTAGATGAAAAGTTGATCGATAAGCATTTGGAGGAACGGATGGAATTAGCGCAAAAAATTTCATCCATGATATTATCTATTCGTAAAAAGGAAAATATCCGTGTTCGTCAGCCATTGAACAGTGTACAAATTCCAATATTGGACGAAGCTTACAAAAACAAGATCGAAGCGGTAAAAGATCTGATCCTGTCGGAAGTGAATGTAAAGCGGATCGAATTTGTGGATGAGTCAAAAACTCAGATCGTGAAGAATATGAAGCTGAATTTTAAGACACTTGGGAAAAAGTGCGGCAAACATATGAAGGCTGTACAGGCTTTTGTCGCAAACAATGCTCAGGCGATCATTTCAGCAGTTGAAAAGACCGGAAAATTTGATGTGACAATTGAAGGCGAAACGTATATACTTGAAAATGAGGACATTGAAATTATTCCCATTGATATTCCCGGTTGGAAAGTGGCAAATGAAGGACCAATAACTGTTGCACTCGATATAACCCTTACTTCTGAACTAAAAGAAGAAGGGATAGCCCGGGAATTGGTCAATCGTATTCAAAATTTGAGAAAAGACAAGGATTTTGAGGTTACAGATCGTATCTTAGTTAAGATACAATCAAATAGTGCTATCAATTCGGCAGTATCTAATAATTTAAATTATATTTGCACCGAAATTTTAGCCTCATCGCTCGAATTGGTCGATAAAATTACAGAAAACGAAGGCATACTTGTTGAAGTCGACGACGAAATTAAAACACTAATATCAATAGTTAAACTCAATTAACATGGCAAAGAAACCCGCTAAAAAAAGCAAGCCTGCTAAGAAAAAAGCAGTTAAAAAATCGCCTGCTAAAAAGAAGACAGTAAAAAAAGCAGCAGCTAAAAAATCGTCTCCTAAAAAAAAGACAGCAAAAAAAACCGCCTCAAAAAAAAGCGTTAAAAGCGTAATTAGTAAAAAAACAGCTAACGAAGCGAAAGGTATTAAAAGCAAAGCCACTATTACACAAAAAAGTGTTGTTAAGGTGGCCGCGGTTAAACCAATTACCGCAATAGAAAAGGCAAAAACTTTTAAAAACAATGGCAGCCCTGTTTCTAAGAAGCAGGAGTCCGGCTCAATTGATATGGAAGAGGATAATAGCAGTGATAAGGAATCAAAAGGACAACAACCGCAACCCTTCTTTTATGAGCCGCCAAAAGCTTTCATTAAGCGCCCTGATCTCAAACAGCCCAAACCATTTATCGGTAAAGACAAGCGCACAAAATACTCTGATAAGGAGTTAACTGAATTCAAGGAAATTATTTTAGGGAAACTTGAAGAAGCGCAGCGTGATTATGAGTTATTGAAGAGTACACTTTCTCATAAAGATGATCATGGTACTGATGACACATCACCGACTTTTAAGCTGCTTGAAGATGGTTCGGATGTAATGAGCAAAGAGGAAACGGCTCAATTGGCATCTCGCCAGGAAAAATATATTCAGAGCCTGCAAAATGCGCTGATCCGTATTGAGAACAAGAGTTATGGTATTTGCCGCATAACAGGTAAACTAATACCTAAAGAGCGTCTGCGCAGTGTGCCGCATGCTACTACCAGCATAGAGGGTAAGATGCAGCAATACGCTTAGTTGAAAGGTAATCAGTAATCGGTTACCGGTAATCAGTTTTTTACCGGTAACCGATTACAACTTTAACCGATTACCTGATTATAAATAAAGTCATTACCCCAAAAGGTTGCTATATTTGGCAATCTTTTTTGTTTTAGAGTTGCCCAATATATTGAGCGTTTAGCATGAAGAAGCCCCTACTCATAGTGTTCCTCGTTTTACTGGTCGATCAGGCCATAAAATTTTATGTTAAAACTCATTTCTTTCTTGGTGAGGAATATCATGTTGCCGGGAACTGGTTCATTATTCATTTTACCGAGAATAACGGAATGGCTTTTGGGATGGAGTTTGCAGGTAATTATGGTAAATTGTTTTTAACTTCATTCCGCATTCTTGCAGTAATGGCTATCGGTTGGTACTTGTATGACCTTGTCCGTCAACAGGCACCTTCGGGATTGATCATCAGCATATCACTTATATTGGCCGGGGCTCTTGGAAATATAATTGACAGTATTTTTTATGGGATTTTATTCAGTGACAGCAATTATGAAGTCGCAAAATTTATGCCTCCTGAAGGAGGCTATGCAGGCCTTTTGCACGGTAAGGTGGTTGATATGTTTTACTTCCCGATCATTGAGGGCCATTTTCCAGCCTGGTTCCCGATATGGGGTACAGAAGAATTTATTTTTTTCAGGCCGGTATTCAACTTTTCGGACAGTTCGATCACTATAGGTGTATTGATGATTTTATTGTTCCAGCGCCGTTTTTTCCCTAAAAAACCAACTGCAACTGATCTTCAGGAGCCTGGGTCGACAATAGACTCAACTATTTAATGCAATAGAATACAGGCATTTAAGTTTTCAATTCAATAAAAAAATGATTAGATTTGATACAGACCAATTAATCATATGTTATGCAAAAGTTAGTTATTGAATCAACGGATTCTTCACCAAAAGTTTATTTGGATCCCGATAAATCAATATTTATCATAACAGGCGAATCACGAATGGAAGATTCGGAAAAATTTTATGAGCCCGTATTGGCCTGGTTCAGGGAATACCATAAGCATCTTGTGAATAATAAGATCAGCAAGGAGATTATTATTGAAATGCACATGGATTATTATAATTCGGCGACTGCCCGTAGTTTTGTCGGGCTATTTGCAATGCTTGAAACATTTATCGGGAACGGTATCCATGTTCGCGTAAAATGGCATTACATGGAACAGGATGAAGATCTTAAACACCAGGGAGCTGGTTTGGCCAGTGTAGTTTCCAGGATTCCCTTTGAATTGATCTGCCTGGAAAATGTAAATGCATAAGTTCTGCTTTTTACAATATTAAGATCAGGGGCCTTTGTTCCCTGATTTTTTTTTGGAGATCTCCCAAAAGGTGGCTTCTATGCTTTGTGTGGGACGCAGGGCCGGTGATTGAATGAAGTTCCCCGTTGGATTGACCAGAAAATAGGAGGGAACGCTTTTGATCTCATATTTATCTTTCACTTCTTTCTGACTGCCATAATGCAAAAATACCCAGTCGCATTTTGGATTTTTTGCCAGAAATTTTTTCATCAGACTCGGATCATCATCAATATTAATGCTCACAAAGACAATTTTTCCGCCGTACTTTTTTTTGAGGTTCGAAATTAATTTTAATTCCTGCAGGCAAGAGGTGCACCATGTAGCCCAAAAATTTATATAAACATACTTGTCTTTAAAGTCTGAAAGAGCAACATTTTTTCCCGTTTTGTCCAATAATGAAAATTCAGGTGCAGAAGCGCCCGGTTGAAGTTTTGAAAAGGATCTGATTACATCGGAAGCAATGATCTGGTGAACAGCTATTTTGGTTGTTGCCGCTATCCGTTCTAAAATATACAACATGTTTTCGCGTTTGAAATCGGAGGAGTAATATAATTCCGACAACCCTTTAATGAGCGCCAGTTCTCTGACAGTATCATTTTTCAAATATTTATCTTCTGCCAACGCGCTCATACATCCCTCAAAACTTGGCCTGGAATTTATTTGTTCAATAAGTGCTGAGCCATTTGCAGAGGAGGCATATTGTTGCAGGTATCTGTTAAAAAATTTATTGAAGAAATTCATGTATTCGAAATTATCATACAATACGGGCTTACCGATAATATATTTTTTTGCCAATTCAGGTTTGCTCTGGAATGTATTCAGCTCGAGTTCGGCTATGTTATAAGCAATATAGGATTTGAAATACGGCTTATTGAAGGCGGCATAACGGGTTTGCATTTGAAGCTCAAAAGAATCGAGCCGGGCGCGTGATTTTTTTTGTACAAAGTATTGGTAGTTTTCAGTCCAGAAGTTCTCAAAGCATTCATTGTAATCGATCACCAATGCGTTTATTTCGGTCGTATCCGTTACTGCAAAAGTAAGATCAACAGATTGTTCAATGTTGGGATTTGCAAAGCGTATTGTGTCACGGGAAGGGAAAAAGATTCTGTAGTCACGCATGGGTTCAACGTACATGTTGGCTTTTTGTTTTCCGCTCCGGAGCAAAACCCGTTTTATATCATCGGACTGAAAGCTGAAATTAAAAAATCCGCTATCGCTTACTGTTTGTACAGATACCGGGATCTCCGAATATGAAATGTAATCGGCATAGGTGAATAATGTTATTTCCCGACCTTTATAACTTGGCGCAAATCCATTGATGGTAATATTTTGTGCTGATGTGAGAACGGCTATACAACAAAATAATATATAGAATAATTTTTTCATTGATCTCCGAGGGATTGTCTGGTATGCAATTCGTATGTTGGGCTAAAGCCCAAATCTTTTGAATTTTCATTACCGCGACCTTAAGGTCGCGGTAATGAAGGAACTAACCAAACGGGCTTAAGCCCCAAATAGTTAGCTCTATTTATTCCAACTTAATTCCTTTTGGAATAAACGCGCTTACATCTCCGCCGTTCCTTAATATATCACGTACAATAGTTGAATTTATTGCAGAGTGTTCGGGGTTTGATAAAATAAATATGGTCTCAATATCATGCACCATTGCCTTATTCATTTGCGCGATGCCGCGCTCAAATTCAAAATCGGCAGACGTGCGCAACCCACGTAAAATATAATTAGCCTTTACTTTTTTGCAAAAATCAACAGTAAGGCCTTCGTAACTCAATACTTTAATACGCGACTCTTTGGCAAACACTTGTTGAATGAGACTTTTTCGTTTTTCGAGCGGCAAATAATAATTTTTGGTCGAGTTAATTCCTATGGCTACAATAATTTCATCGAACAGGGGTAAAGCTCGCCTGATAATGGATTCGTGGCCTATGGTGATCGGGTCGAACGAGCCGGGGAATAAGGCAATTTTCTTCATTTGGTTATTTTATTGAACAGCTTCGTTACTAAAAATACTAAAGTTCACTTTGCTGTAATTACGCTGCTCCAAAAATCGTTCTGTTGTTTCAAAATTAAGCTCTTTGGGGTGTTCTACTATTAACAGCCCATTCGGTTTCAGCAGGTTTCTGCTGAAAATAAGCCCAGGCAGTTCACGGGTTTCCTTTAATTCATAGGGAGGATCGGCAAAAATAAGATCGTATGCTTTGCTTTCACTTTTCAAAAATTTGAACACATCGCTTTTAATGACAGTTATCCCGGTAAAGACAAATTCCCCGGCTGTTCTTTTGATAAATGCATAACAATTGCTATCGGCATCAACTGCGGTTATTTGAGGGCACCCGCGTGAC encodes:
- a CDS encoding RidA family protein, with the translated sequence MNNDQINSSKAPEPVGLYPHAKRVGNLLFLSGVGPRERGTKTIPGVELDNNGKIVSYDIELQCHSVFRNVKYILEDAGSSWDNIVDVTVYLTNMKDDFSKYNKLWAEYFKANPPCRTTVEINCLPTPIAIELKVVATIG
- a CDS encoding isoleucine--tRNA ligase, which gives rise to MMSKYPEYRSLDLSQIGKDILKFWDENKIFEKSVTTREGKTPFVFYEGPPSANGMPGIHHVMARAIKDIFCRYQTLKGKQVKRKAGWDTHGLPIELAVEKTLGITKEDIGKKITVEEYNQACRKEVMKYTDKWEELTRLMGYWVDMKEPYITYENTYIESVWWLLNDLYKKGLLYKGYTIQPYSPAAGTGLSSHEINQPGCYRNVKDRTGTVMFKTSGKRFFEGGAPDVYFLAWTTTPWTLPSNTALAVGADITYVLVNTYNQFTGKNIYVILAKDLVEKYFNTKAAEIPFSDYKPGDKLIPYKLIDEFKGKDLAGISYEQLLPFVKPQGDAFKVLVGDFVTTTDGTGIVHIAPSFGADDFRVVKQNGIGSLTLVDKRGKFLPEVKDGVFLYGDEYVKEAYLSDEEKKTEFEKQKKTLEAAGKIKDLKVYLSVDERIVLKLQEEGKLFKKETYEHSYPHCWRTDKPVLYYPLDSWFIKVTAAKDKMVALNKTINWKPESTGTGRFGNWLENANDWNLSRSRFWGIPLPIWRTEDGKEEICIGSAEQLKNEIDKSVKAGFMKANPLAAFKPGDNSKENYNTFDLHKPYTDEIVLVSLSGQKMIRENDLIDVWFDSGAMPYAQVHYPFENKELIDGKKYFPADFIAEGVDQTRGWFYTLHAIASMCFDSVAYKNVVSNGLVLDKNGNKMSKRLGNAVDPFSTLEKYGPDATRWYMITNAQPWDNLKFDLEGIAEVQRKFFGTLYNTYSFFVLYANIDGFAYKEAEIPVSERPEIDRWILSELHSLIKVVDQAYSDYEPTKAGRTIEYFLDEHLSNWYVRLCRRRFWKGEYTNDKIAAYQTLYRCLEVIAQLASPIAPFFTDKLFNDLNTVTGRHKAESVHISNMPVVDEKLIDKHLEERMELAQKISSMILSIRKKENIRVRQPLNSVQIPILDEAYKNKIEAVKDLILSEVNVKRIEFVDESKTQIVKNMKLNFKTLGKKCGKHMKAVQAFVANNAQAIISAVEKTGKFDVTIEGETYILENEDIEIIPIDIPGWKVANEGPITVALDITLTSELKEEGIARELVNRIQNLRKDKDFEVTDRILVKIQSNSAINSAVSNNLNYICTEILASSLELVDKITENEGILVEVDDEIKTLISIVKLN
- a CDS encoding TraR/DksA family transcriptional regulator yields the protein MGKDKRTKYSDKELTEFKEIILGKLEEAQRDYELLKSTLSHKDDHGTDDTSPTFKLLEDGSDVMSKEETAQLASRQEKYIQSLQNALIRIENKSYGICRITGKLIPKERLRSVPHATTSIEGKMQQYA
- a CDS encoding lipoprotein signal peptidase, whose protein sequence is MKKPLLIVFLVLLVDQAIKFYVKTHFFLGEEYHVAGNWFIIHFTENNGMAFGMEFAGNYGKLFLTSFRILAVMAIGWYLYDLVRQQAPSGLIISISLILAGALGNIIDSIFYGILFSDSNYEVAKFMPPEGGYAGLLHGKVVDMFYFPIIEGHFPAWFPIWGTEEFIFFRPVFNFSDSSITIGVLMILLFQRRFFPKKPTATDLQEPGSTIDSTI
- a CDS encoding DUF1987 domain-containing protein; the protein is MQKLVIESTDSSPKVYLDPDKSIFIITGESRMEDSEKFYEPVLAWFREYHKHLVNNKISKEIIIEMHMDYYNSATARSFVGLFAMLETFIGNGIHVRVKWHYMEQDEDLKHQGAGLASVVSRIPFELICLENVNA
- a CDS encoding TlpA family protein disulfide reductase; translation: MKKLFYILFCCIAVLTSAQNITINGFAPSYKGREITLFTYADYISYSEIPVSVQTVSDSGFFNFSFQSDDIKRVLLRSGKQKANMYVEPMRDYRIFFPSRDTIRFANPNIEQSVDLTFAVTDTTEINALVIDYNECFENFWTENYQYFVQKKSRARLDSFELQMQTRYAAFNKPYFKSYIAYNIAELELNTFQSKPELAKKYIIGKPVLYDNFEYMNFFNKFFNRYLQQYASSANGSALIEQINSRPSFEGCMSALAEDKYLKNDTVRELALIKGLSELYYSSDFKRENMLYILERIAATTKIAVHQIIASDVIRSFSKLQPGASAPEFSLLDKTGKNVALSDFKDKYVYINFWATWCTSCLQELKLISNLKKKYGGKIVFVSINIDDDPSLMKKFLAKNPKCDWVFLHYGSQKEVKDKYEIKSVPSYFLVNPTGNFIQSPALRPTQSIEATFWEISKKKSGNKGP
- the coaD gene encoding pantetheine-phosphate adenylyltransferase; the protein is MKKIALFPGSFDPITIGHESIIRRALPLFDEIIVAIGINSTKNYYLPLEKRKSLIQQVFAKESRIKVLSYEGLTVDFCKKVKANYILRGLRTSADFEFERGIAQMNKAMVHDIETIFILSNPEHSAINSTIVRDILRNGGDVSAFIPKGIKLE
- a CDS encoding RsmD family RNA methyltransferase, which codes for MRIISGTHKRQAFYPPKNLPVRPTTDFGKEALFNILNNRIDFEAITALDLFSGTGSISYELASRGCPQITAVDADSNCYAFIKRTAGEFVFTGITVIKSDVFKFLKSESKAYDLIFADPPYELKETRELPGLIFSRNLLKPNGLLIVEHPKELNFETTERFLEQRNYSKVNFSIFSNEAVQ